The genome window GGACAGTTTCCGTGAATTAGGCTGGAAGGAAATCCAGAACAGCTTGAAACTAAGGTttgattttagttattttaaattaaaaaccaAGATAAATTTATCGGTTAATAATTTTAAGCATCCGCTGGCgctctgatttttttttgcaatttcatgATTTTGGAAATCCAGAACAGAAACAgagactgcttttttttttatcctaactcTAAGTTTTAAATTTACTTCTCTAAACTAAAGATCAAGATGCACCAAATAAACCACAAAAAGGTCAGTCCTTATCATAACGTGTCTTGATGAGCAACTTCACCCTAAAAAGAGACTGTTTATACGATATATGAAATATGCAGAGCAAGGAGATACTTCTAAAGAGTAGTGCAGCAATTCCGGATCAAACCGGTTCAGTCTGATGTGATTCACGCAAGAACCAAAACTTTACAAACGAACTGGTGCCATACGAACTATATTCACATATAACATAACAAGGggaaaaagtgttttaatcaaCTGGAAGGATCAATATAAATACCAGGACGATTTCACTGAAAAAGAGACGAATACAAGTACCTATCTGGTGGAGAAATCCAACTGAGagaagtattataataataagaatactaaGATGAAAATAAGCACAGAAGTCTAAGAACTACAGCCACAACCATGATACATGAAATCTCTCCCGTGCCTTACAATTTTCCTGTTAAAGTCAAGATAAACCAGATATCAGGTCAAGGTCAAGTTAAAGCCAAGATAAAAAAAGATGTCAGGTCAAGGTGAAATTAAAAGTCAAGACAAACATGTGGTCAGGTCAAGGTCAAGTTAAAGTTAAGATAAACAAGATGTCAAGTCAaggtaaatttaaaaatcaatataGACAAGATGACTGGTCAAGGTCAAGTTAAAGCCAAGATAAAAAAGATGTCAGGTCAAGGTAAAGTTAAAAGTCAAGACAAACATGTGGTCAGGTCAAGGTCAAGTTAAAGTTAAGATAAACAAGATGTCAAGTCAaggtaaatttaaaaatcaatataGACAAGATGTCAGGTCAAGGTCAAGTTAAAGTTAGGATAAACAAGATGTCAAGTCAaggtaaatttaaaaatcaagatAGACAAGATGTCAGGTCAAGGTAAAGTTAAAAGTCAGGTCAAGGTAAAGTTAAAAGTCAAGTTAAAGTCAAGATAAACAAGATGTCAAGTCAAGGTAAAGTTAAAAAATCAAGATAGACAAGATGTCAGGTCAAGGTAAAGTTAAAGTCAAATACTCTCAAGATGTATTtgtattatgttaaattaaatgtaTTGCTTTAAGGGTTGGGGGGGCGTATATTCCAGGGGTGGGGGGCGTATATTCCAAAGTAACTTCGGAAATGGGCTAAAGCAAAAAGGGGACAAACCGAATGATCCAATACCCATATACAGTGAAGAGTAATACAAATATAACAGAAATAGACAACATAAGAAAATGAATgacataaaatcataaaataattaaataaaaggagTCTTCCTAAACTTTCCAAAAAAACATTGAACCAAAACCGAACAAAAAGGAACCGAACAGGAAGAAACATCTTCATGGAAAAGACGagcggaaaaaaagaaaagaaaagaaaatagaaaaaaagaagccATCTTTAAACCTTGGCTTTTATCCCGTTCCTCACTGTTCGCTCAGCGGAAAATCCCAAATCTCTGGCGATTATATTGTCTGGTTCTGCCTGCAACAACACATGCCCTGTTTGCAACGTGCCCTCCTgataaacaagcaaacaaatgaAAGACAAACACGTTTGTATCCTCCAGGAATGGATTGCTCTCCCCCTCAGCCCCCCTCCTCTGCTCCTACTCCAATCTGGACTCCAGGACCCTCCACTTTCCCTCCTAGCCCCTTTTTCtaaccgccccccgcccccaccaacaCGCCTTATCCTCATGGGATAGGAGACGCCATAAATTActttggggagggggggcgggaaaAGTGGATTACTTTTCAAAGAATCTTACTATATACATCGGTTCCTGGGAAGTAATTCTTGTTTCTATTTGTAGCTTTTATTTAAactttgaatatttcattttatgatatatatttaatatcaatGATTTTATGCTATTATTTTCCATGAAGAAGAGAAGACAAGAACTCTGAATGCAGTACAGTgatttaaaaatattatcaaaatatcatAAAAGGTTTTATCATCATTTAGTGGAACTTGCGAATGGTAGCGACGTTAATCTTCAAAAGGTTGAGTTCATGCAACAGGGAATACTGAACAAGAaagaattaattaatcataaCTGTGAATGATGAACTTCGATTCTAGTAAACACACAAATTAGAAAACAGTTATATTCAGAAGCACACGGAGAATGTGCTTTTGGATATAGCTGTCCTccaattgatgtgtgtgtgtgtgtgtgtgtgtgtgtgtgtgtgtgtgtgtgtgtgtgtgtgtgtgactcagAGGTCGATACAGATCCGTTATCAACACGAACttggataataaaaaaatccacttggaacaaaaaataaataaataaatgaataaaaataaaaaattgaaaaaatacagGAAACCCCCAAATGTTAAACGTTTTCGCCTGAAGGGTATTGCCATCTCCGCCCAAGATTTCGTTCCAGACAAAAATATGAAAGTGGTTACATAAATTGTTTTCCAGAGCAGACTTAAAGACATTACCCAGTGAGGAGGCGCCTTCCATTTCACTTCCAGAATTGTCTTGAAATGCAGtgcgagaaagagaggaaaaaaggatTCTGTGCAGCGAGGCATTGGAAAATATTTTCCAGAATTCtgctggaaaaagaagaaaaggagagagagaaagagaaagaaagagacccaGAGATCTTATTCTTGATGGTTGTTGATGAGGATACACATTAGTTTCTTTGTTCCAGGCTTGCCAAAATATTTTCCAGCGTCTACTGGACGTCTTCCATGGAAAACTCTTCAAGGTCTCCACTGATATACTTTGCTGATGCTAACACAATGCTTCCtcggtaattttcttattcattttacttttgtttctatATTTTGTTTAAAGCTACATCCATTGTATTTCCTAAACTGGCATACAACCCTTAATATTGTGTGATATGCATGTCCTTATTATTCCACTAAGATGGAACGTTTATTACTTCCTTTTTTGACACTCTTATTCAAAATCAGTAATGCAACAATCACCTGTATTGTTTAAACAACTCTTCATGCAATGATCTTCTCAATGAAATATACTGTTTTCGCAATTTGAAGATGAGTTATTTCACTGAGGGaacttgaggttttttttttgaaaagagaataaaagtgaCCTCATCGAAGCAATGTTAAATAATAAACGACAGGATATAAACGGataaatgttgtgtgtgtgtgtgagagagagagagagagagagagagagagagagagagagagagagagagagagagagaagcggataCAACCGAAGGCAAGCGACTTTTGCATTCGAAAAAGTTAATGCATTTTGTCcactggagtaaaaaaaaattactgtgcaCAGGACAGAAAATTCTATCATAGAAATACCAATCTGAAATAGATAAAACGATGATAtgcaccaaactaaaagataGGAATAAAGAAAGCCAAGAAGAGGCGCAGAAAAGAATGTAATTACAATGAAAGCAAAAATATGAATACTTGAGACATCTTTCTAAGGATCAAAATAGTTAACAAAACAAcacatatttattgaaataataaaagaaaaaaacaatatataacctttataaaaacaataaagaacaaaactataaataatattcattctGAGTAAAAGAAAATTGATACAAAATACTCTTCACGGAATTTCACGGGTTGTCTATGCACGAAGAATGATGAAATTCGCCCGAAACAAAGTGACCAGGGCAAATCAACATAAGGGAAAAGATGAAGAGATAGAGCAAGGCGACCTTTAACCTTCGACTCGATTCCTCTCCGCAGCGATCACTCTGTGGAAAATCCGAATTGAATTGCATTTACAAGATGCCAGAGGGGGTTAGGGAGTGATCTCTCGTTGAAATTAATAGCAAAACAGACGAAACAAATAGacaaataaacgaaataaaaatatacttttgcaTCCTCAAGGAGCagagagagtaaaaatataaaatctcgGTAGATACCCCTCCCTACCTTACTACCTACAGCCCTCCCCCCCTAACCCATATACCTACAACCCCCCCTCCTTACCTGTCTCCCCCCACCCTACCCCGTCCTCTTCCTAACCTATCTACCTAGAACCTCACTCCCCTTCCCTACCCATTTACCTACACCCCCTCCCTACCGATCTATCgaaaaccccctccccctccctaccaTCTACCTACAACCCCTTACCCTCTCCCTAACCATCTTCCTAcagtcccctccccctcctttacCCATCTACCTACAACCCCCGTCCCCTCCAAATGTGACAAGCTTCTCCAACGTAAGCGAAAGGCGATCAAGGCCtgtataagtttttttattatttactttaaccAATCATTAAAATAAAGTCTAGTCAGGAATTTATGTTCACATAACGTCCCCTTTGGAATTCATATAGTCAATACGGGTTCTTATATTCGCAATTTTACCGTATTTGCAGCATTAACTTAATTCGGTTTTAAAAACAAGAAGTGAAATACGTCCCCTGTATTGACTCCTTAGTCTTTGCATTGAttcctaagtaaaaaaaaaaaaaagatttgcagATTATGTGCGtattttgtctgtgtgtgtaattaaatataaatatatatatatatataaatatattaatataaatataatataatatatatataatatatattatatatattcatatagtcaATACGGGTCTTATATTCGCAATTttatttgtctgtgtgtgtaatataaatataaatatatatatctatatatatatatatatatatatatatatatatatatatatatatatagtatatattatttatattacacacacagacaaatacGCACATAATctgcaaatcttttttttttttttacttaggaaTCAATGCAAAGACTAAGGAGTCAATACAGGGGACGTATTTCACTTCTTGCGgtgtaatatatagtgttccagtggttcttctgtatttgtttcaTAGTATTTACATGGTTTAGGGTTGCTTTCTATTCtttgccatgtgcattggtatccaAACCTTAGCCGATGTATTAATACCGCTAGTGCTCGTGCCatgttcttcggtatgctgtgtggTTGGAGTTGTGTGGTGtctacataccattttgcagtcttggagccCCTGAAGATGGCTCTCCTGATTCTGCTTTCCTCTTgtgtttggcagtatgctgcCACTATGCTTTTTAGTTGGTTTAGTGAGTGGttgattttgatgttgacattgtttatgtgtagcctgctttttgccagggaatctgcttcctcatttccttgtattcctacatggctcgggatccacttgagagttatttgtctgtttctgtttTGGTGGAGTTTTGCCAGTGCCCATATGCGCGTTAGGAGTTTGATGTTTTCTTTCactttgccttttgtgatggcttgtattgctccttttgaGTCATTGTGTATTGTAGTGTTACCCAGTCTGTGTTGGGAGTCTTCCAGTGCTTTGGCGATGGCTATcagctctgtctgtagtgtggaggcattgtcagagagcctccagctccctttgagtgttgttgagtagactcctgctgctgccgctgggacgctgagatctactgatccatctgtaaagtatgtGTTTGTGGCAGTTGTCAActgtattgcttcttgtgctgcttgctttagctgttgggtggtgcatgcttcctggaagaattgtgtagtttgtgttaaagggttctggttcccagggtgctggttctgtgtattcactgaaaggggtgtcttccctgatggctgcagcatgattttgcatgcctactcttctcagtgtatcTAGAAGGTTGCCAGCATATGTTTTGGGAGGGTTTAGCTCTTCATGGAGCTTAATGCATTTCCTGATCTCCTTTTTGAGTGGACAGTCTCTGACATTTTTTAAGGattttagcaggatggatgtgtttctctgatcTATCCTATGCGTCAGTGATTGTAGTTTTATTTCATGTCACAGGATGCATAGGTTGGTCCACACTGGtgctcctgtaatgagtcttaGAGCGTTGTTTTGGATTActtcaaaacttttttgttcagtACTTGTGAGATTGGTGAGGACTGGTGCAGCATACTCTACTGTTGATCTTATTGTCTGTGTGTAGAAAGTTCTGAGGGCATGGTATACGGCTCCCTGCCTTAGCgaggtgattcttttcatggcgttttgtctgcatttgattttttgctttacatgaAGTTGTCTACCCATTTGATGGGTTCTCCCATGAATTGTATTGGGTTCGGTCTGTATTATGTTTGATTGCCATTGCTTGGTTTTTGCTGTGTTGATTTTTAGTCCTAAGACTGTtcatttgttttcaatctgtgttaTTGTGATTTGCATGTTTTGGTGGGCTCTATGCCTGCCTGTGCTGACCAAGCACACATCAtttgcatatatgaatatttcaactccatttggcaagttgctgttggctaattcctccattagtatgttgaagaggaaggggctgagtattcCTCCATGAGGTGTTCCATTTTCCAGATTGAGGAATTTGGACGTTGCTCCTTGAAAGGTAACTCTGGCTtgtctgtcttgcatgtatcctttggcCCATGCTAGAAGGTTGCCTTTAATTGCTTTGTCAGCTACGGCTGCCACGCTGGCAAGTTCGcaggctttttctaggtcgaaaaatactacgattgctttcttgttatctattgtggccatcacatctgctagacattcctgtgtgcctatcccctctttgtaggcatataagcGGTGGTGTAAGGGTCCTGTTTCCCATAGCAATCTGTttaacaccattctctctgccgtcttttctgtgcagctgatgagagaaATGGGTCTGTAGGAGTCGGGCTCCTTTGGTTTGGGAATTGGTTGTGTGTTTTGCTGAttccattgtgtgggtctgatctgctctgtgtatgttctgtttattatgtggagatgcactgtttttgctgcagttcccatgttttttaacatgctgtatgtaatcatgtctgctcctggtgctgtgtctgttcccttttggagggctttgtccagttctttcattgtgaatggtGTGTCCGTGTCATCAGAATTCTTGCAGGCTATATTGATGATTCTCCATCTTTCAGGATTAAGTGCCACTTGCCTTTCTCGTGTGGCTGGTGGTAGGTGAATTGATTTGGTCTTATCCGCAAAGTCTTGTgctagtctgtttgcttcagcttgAGGATGGTGTGCTTGTGTTGGCCTGGTCTTTCCTGATACTTTGTTGAACCACTTGAACAGCTTCGCAATGGGCGTCAGTCGAGTGGTTTCTGAGCACCATTTTAGCCAGTTTTCCTGCCTAACCTCCTTAGCAGTTTGGGCGGCGTGGTTTACGACTTCTCTTAAGATAGTGTGCAACTCATCGGTGGGGTTTcttctgaatattttccttattctgtttactcttgagttcatttctttgattctagAGTTGTAGTAACAGCTGTCCTTGTGTGGGGTTGCATTTGTTCTAAAGGCTTTCTTTGGCATGGAGATGTTTGCTGCTTTGTGCAGGCTCTCTACAAAATCCTGTTGGAGTGTGTTTATATTAAGGGCTGGATTTTGAATGTACTGTGTTGCCCATGTGTTCATATGGTTTTGAAATGTTGGCCAGTTTGCTAGGTCTGGTCTCCATCCTGCcggagggggtggtggtgggggaattttcattatctttagttttgttttggtTGCAAAGTGATCACTGGTTAGTGTTGGGTGCACTCGCCATGTGCTGtcttcttttaggtttccagttatgAAGCTTAAGTCTAGCCTGCCAACTTGTAGGTGTGTTGCATCACTTGTATCATTTAGTAGTGCAACGTCAGGAAATTCTTCCATTAAaatgtgtatgtgtctgcctgcTGCATTTGTGTGTTGTCTCGACTGTAAGCATGGGTGGTGTGCATTGAAATCTCCTGCAAATAAGGTGTTTGCGCTGGAGGCTGCACTGAAGAGGTTCTCTCCTTCAAAGATTTTATCATGCCCTTTGTAGATATTGTCTATGGTGAGTGACGTGTTTACTAGTCTTATGAGGACACTTAGTGTCTCAATCCTATCCCCAcagtttatgtttcttattttttcagagggaattgttgtttttattagggtgaTCAGCCCTCTGTTTGCATCTGTACATGGAGTTTTATAAACTGTGTACCGTTTGAGTGTGAAGTTGTTGTTTTCCCTGATTAGTGTTTCCTGTAGCAGGATGACGTCGTGTCTTTCTGAGAGTACTTTGGATTGTAGTATGGCATATTTTGAGTTGGCACTATTTATAttccattgtaatatttttaggcTAGTGTATGAATTGTCTTCAGTGTTCTGGGGGCGTGTTTGATGTTGATTGTTCTCTTCCATCTTAAGATGCCAGAGATAAGATCTGTTTCCTGATGTCAGCTGTTAGGCTTACGCCTGGAAATAATTGATGAACGATTGCCCTTACAATTTTCTCTACTTCTCTCCTGAACTTATCATGAGTGAAGAGGTAGGAGCCTTTCTTTGGTGCGTGCTCTGTGGCGTTGTGCTGACTTTCAGCACTGGTACTACCGTCACAGGtgaagttgggggtggggggtgtgttcaTGTGATTGGATAGGGTGGGAAGTAGGGGTGTTTTCGGAATTGATGTGGAGTAGAAGGACATGGGGTTTGAGGCCGTTGTGGGCGTGTTGTTTGTAGCTTGGTTTTGTGTCTGTCTGGGGTCCCTGTGGTTTGTGTTCTTTTGTTGgtcttgttgtggttgttgtgtaGGTGATTGTGCCTTTGCCTGGTGGGGGGTCTCTGTTGGCCATATCTGAGGTCTTGGACTGGGTCTCTGTGTTGCtgtgggtgttgttgttgttgtggaggtGGGTTGTATTCTGGTGGGTGTTGAGGATCTGATGTTTGTTTTGGGGGTGGGTTTTGTTGTGGTAGGTATTGAGGGTGTGATGTGTGTTGTGGGGGCAgtttgtgttgtggtgtgtgttggTAGATTTGCTGTTGCAATGTTGTGGTGGTGGTCTGAGGGTTCTGGCCTTTCATTCACCAAATCCTCCTTAGTCTCTCCAGGCAGCCCTTATACCAGGCGTGATGCTGCTCCTTGCAATTTAGGCATTTTGCTATtgtcctctctttccttttgtatCGGTCTATGCAATCTTGTGTTGGGGGTTTTCCACTGCAAATCCCACATATATGTTTGTAGCTGTATTCTCTTTGATGGTGTCCAAAGCATTGACACTTAAAACACCTTAGTGGCTCTGGGGTGAATTCTTCTGTGGGAATTTTCCCCATATTGGTATGTCTACCTCGGTAGGCCTTTTTCCCTGGAACGTCACTAGAACTTTTCGTGTCGGTTCTCCTGCTTTGTTTGTGCATCGGGTGGCGTCTATGACAAAGGTGAGCTTTTTTATGGggtcgattggaaggtttgtgggGTATCTGCAGATGAGTACTTTCTGTGTTCTGTCATTTGGGTCAAGCGTTTTACATTGTTTGTCATTTCTTAGTACGTCTTTGGCGTGTTTGTCAGCAGGTATGAGAATTAAATTGTCCTGTTCGGTTTGATCGTGCATGGAACGTGATGTCTTTGTGTCTATTTTCAATGGCTAATATTGATGCATAAGTTGATTCTCCTTGTTGTTATATCGGTCTGAATTTCAGTAGTGGGGGGAATTCAGTAACTGATTGCATGTTTAAGTGAGTGTCTGTGTTTTctggtgttttctttattttcctcctATTGCATACAACTTTAAAGTCGGCATTGTCTTGTGAAAGGTCGTCTTGTTCTGTGTCAGAGCTGTCCAGGGGGGGAGGGAAACGGTGGGTGGGATGTTCTTCTGAGTGTGCGGGTTTGTCGTCCGTGCTATCTAGGGGAGAGTTATCTAGGAGAGAGTGAATCCACGGTCTCTGTGTCACATATTCGTCTGTGGTGGAGCTTGGTGCCTGATCTATTCCGTCTTCTGGTCGGTGTCAAGTATGTGATGGGGGCTAAGGAATCGTCATGGGTGATGTCTGGCTGATTTTGTGATATGGTAGGAGAAGTTGGGGTTGAGGATTCCATGTCTGTAGAGAGGGTCTAGGATATTGTGAGGGGTATGGGTGGATgagtgattgattgtgttttttGCAGTTTTGTTATGTTGCCTGAAGGGCTTGTATGTTTTCAGTTAACTTGAAATCTGGCTTATGGAAGGCGCCAGCCTATGgtttcctgtgctacttgcaatataGTATTGCGACAGTAGAAAGTTTTGTCTCTTGAGTCTTGCTTCTATTGGAGTTTTAGACCTCAAGGGCTAGCAAATTTTCCACAAGAGAGACAGTGTTAGTGTGAGAAGGTTATGTTAAGAGAGAAAGACAGGTAAAAGGAGTCACTGAATCACTTATAAAAtcgtgagagagctctctcaagtCTTATTCCCCTTAACTTAGTGCACCGACTGTGAATCAGCAAGGTTAAAATGCAGGGGGTTTCTGCAGAGATACTGCAAGGTAATTGGCTTGTCACCGAGCAGTGCAAGCTTGAAATCTTGAAAGAAGcttgtggggcggtatttatagcggctcggacctagagttgcattctcattggtcgggccggtcttgggcgaagtcgtggatctcgcctcgaaggtctcggggattctctcgtaaGAGcgcacagtagtgtgcctggggatgaacgacaggaattccgtccgtagcaggaatcctatcatcccgtgggggctcctgattatcttgTATTGTcagggggtcgttcgctgctctccgggcggcttTGGGAAGGAGAAACATTTCTTGGGTGATTATAAGATTTGGTTTCTCtttacctatatggagggcttctaggaggtgcagacgtcggggatccattgtctggtctattattttgatattagggataacatcatttctctttatccgtttgttatgagcagtcctggcgtggttgaatatggctccttcttgagcgtggcaggagattcgcttggagaaacgcatggaggtcataccgacgtatttgcctcggcaatgcaactctaggtccgagccgctataaataccgccccacagactttcttgctaacagcaacaacaacatttcttgctacagtctcttcaaccgactcatccgaagatgacctgcgaaaaggtcgaaacgtcacgtgataccagctataccagcaccaataccagcccttaaacagaagacgaccccggccccgaactgaactacg of Macrobrachium nipponense isolate FS-2020 chromosome 33, ASM1510439v2, whole genome shotgun sequence contains these proteins:
- the LOC135202837 gene encoding uncharacterized protein LOC135202837: MATIDNKKAIVVFFDLEKACELASVAAVADKAIKGNLLAWAKGYMQDRQARVTFQGATSKFLNLENGTPHGGILSPFLFNILMEELANSNLPNGVEIFIYANDVCLEACTTQQLKQAAQEAIQLTTATNTYFTDGSVDLSVPAAAAGVYSTTLKGSWRLSDNASTLQTELIAIAKALEDSQHRLGNTTIHNDSKGAIQAITKGKVKENIKLLTRIWALAKLHQNRNRQITLKWIPSHVGIQGNEEADSLAKSRLHINNVNIKINHSLNQLKSIVAAYCQTQEESRIRRAIFRGSKTAKCSILVMWNGLLPAPLYTFQVFYYD